The Methylotenera sp. G11 genome includes a window with the following:
- a CDS encoding ATP-binding cassette domain-containing protein, translating into MIQFKQLTLTRGTKILIEGASMQLHPGHKVGLTGANGAGKSSLFAMLRGELHPEKGDFEMPASWVVAHVAQETPALPMPAIEFVLDGDVELREIEAALAKAEAHHQGELIAELHHRLADVDGYSAKARAAELLSGLGFSQAALQQPVSTFSGGWRVRLNLARALMCRSDLLLLDEPTNHLDLDAVIWLESWLQSYRGTLFLISHDRDFLDAIVNHIAHIEQQTLTLYRGGYSDFERQRAEKLALQQAMFEKQQRKVAHLQSYIDRFRVQATKARQAQSRIKALERMEMISAAHVDSQFGFEFRAPLAAPDPLLVLDGMSVGYGNQPLISNIELAVRPGERIGLLGKNGAGKTTLIKLLAHELEPISGKRVEGKDLNIGYFAQHQLEQLRPDESPLQHMMKLDPLTREQEHLNYLGGFDFKGDMARAPCAHFSGGEKSRLALALLIWTRPNLLLLDEPTNHLDLEMRHALTLALQDFEGGVILVSHDRALLRASCDQFILVADGKAEAFDGDLEDYSQWLNEQRLKEKQAAQLQVADKPNKNDRAQNKAERQARIAERRPLLKELEQIERHMAKMQADKKTCDDRLNDTELYSASDKTELQQLLKTQAELAAKLETAEERWLELHEMLEALPVID; encoded by the coding sequence TTGATTCAATTTAAACAACTTACATTGACCCGCGGTACGAAAATCCTGATCGAGGGCGCATCCATGCAACTGCATCCCGGCCATAAAGTAGGTCTTACCGGGGCGAACGGTGCGGGTAAGTCATCGCTTTTTGCCATGCTGCGCGGTGAGCTTCACCCTGAAAAAGGTGATTTCGAGATGCCGGCAAGCTGGGTCGTGGCACATGTTGCACAGGAAACCCCGGCATTGCCGATGCCGGCCATTGAATTTGTGCTGGATGGCGACGTTGAGTTGCGTGAAATAGAGGCCGCTTTAGCCAAAGCCGAGGCGCATCACCAGGGTGAACTGATTGCCGAGCTGCACCATCGTTTAGCGGATGTGGATGGCTATAGCGCCAAAGCGCGCGCGGCAGAACTGTTAAGCGGGCTGGGTTTCAGCCAGGCAGCTCTGCAGCAGCCGGTTTCCACGTTTTCCGGCGGCTGGCGTGTGCGTCTGAACCTGGCGCGGGCACTGATGTGCCGTTCCGACCTATTGCTGCTGGATGAGCCTACCAACCATCTGGACCTGGATGCCGTCATCTGGCTGGAAAGCTGGCTGCAAAGCTATCGCGGCACTTTGTTCCTGATCTCGCATGACCGCGATTTCCTGGATGCGATTGTGAACCATATCGCCCATATCGAGCAGCAGACGCTGACCTTATACCGTGGTGGTTATTCGGATTTTGAACGCCAGCGTGCAGAGAAGCTGGCCTTGCAGCAAGCCATGTTTGAAAAGCAGCAGCGCAAGGTCGCCCACCTGCAAAGTTATATCGACCGTTTCCGCGTACAGGCGACCAAGGCACGCCAGGCGCAAAGCCGCATCAAGGCGCTGGAGCGCATGGAAATGATCTCAGCCGCACATGTTGATTCACAGTTCGGTTTTGAATTCAGGGCGCCGCTTGCCGCCCCTGATCCGCTGCTGGTATTGGATGGCATGAGTGTCGGTTACGGCAATCAGCCGCTGATCAGCAATATCGAGCTGGCAGTCAGGCCCGGTGAGCGTATCGGCCTGCTGGGCAAGAATGGTGCCGGCAAGACGACGCTGATCAAGCTGCTGGCACATGAACTGGAACCGATATCCGGTAAACGTGTGGAAGGCAAAGACCTGAACATCGGCTATTTTGCCCAGCACCAGCTGGAACAGCTGCGGCCTGACGAGTCTCCATTGCAGCACATGATGAAGCTGGATCCGCTGACACGCGAGCAGGAACACCTGAATTACCTGGGTGGTTTTGATTTCAAAGGCGATATGGCACGGGCACCCTGTGCTCATTTTTCAGGCGGTGAAAAATCAAGGCTGGCATTGGCGTTACTGATCTGGACCAGGCCAAACCTGCTGTTGCTGGATGAGCCGACCAACCATCTTGACCTGGAAATGCGGCATGCCTTGACGCTGGCATTGCAGGATTTTGAAGGCGGCGTGATACTGGTATCGCATGACAGGGCCTTATTGCGCGCCAGCTGTGATCAATTCATACTGGTGGCTGATGGCAAGGCGGAAGCGTTTGACGGCGACCTTGAGGATTACAGCCAGTGGTTGAACGAGCAGCGCCTCAAGGAAAAGCAAGCCGCACAACTACAGGTGGCGGATAAGCCCAATAAAAATGACAGGGCGCAGAACAAGGCCGAGCGCCAGGCGCGGATCGCCGAGCGGCGCCCGTTGCTGAAAGAGCTGGAGCAGATCGAACGTCATATGGCAAAAATGCAGGCTGATAAAAAAACCTGTGATGACCGCCTGAACGATACCGAACTTTACAGCGCAAGCGATAAAACAGAACTGCAGCAGTTGTTGAAAACGCAGGCAGAATTGGCCGCTAAACTGGAAACGGCTGAAGAGCGCTGGCTGGAACTGCATGAAATGCTGGAAGCTTTGCCTGTCATTGATTGA
- a CDS encoding YhdP family protein — protein sequence MLKKSVLWLCRSALWLTGVMLSIMLIAALTIQFWVMPNIGRYKHDIAAFASDAAGQKVAIGDIKASWRGINPHLSISNIDIFDTENRLALQLKNTEVSLSWLSIPMLEPRLNELVIHSPELTIRRVASGEIFVAGISMSGESKPDLANWLLRQNTVEINQARIMWLDEKRSAPMLSLGSFNLQLHSPLWRGLVKNHSFTMSAIPSAGTRNPILVDGSFYGNDISKTREWDGYINLVSKNTDLAAFKTWVDYPVDIHSGVGSTTLKVKFRNHELQSVSSTVDIKDLQIQTRSGVLPVKLRKLTGNLEWQNLNKFQLIGTNPAKSGYSVNVSQLSASADNGLNLEDLKADYSETTSGKQAFNLELATFNLAGMHEYLAFLPLSDALQQHITAAAPNGTLKNLELHWEALNNKTTAYRVNSAFDHLNINAQQHIPGFSNLSGALKASHKGGQLQLDSTNSKLDLQGILRWPVPLDSLSGEVSWLIKDKATQINVSRLNINNQHLSGTVNASYLMDGIKGGNLNLSAHFDKGDAKYALYYYPIMLGETTLQWLDTSILAGRAEDIELTIKGRLADFPFVDSKNRMDPKLGLFRATAKLSDATLEYGTDWPVINHLGLDLLFEGKRMELNAHTGSILGNKIIKSKTTIAQLDADYPILSITSEVTGPVSEGINFVNKSPVLEVTQGFTEDLKTSGSGKLSLGLMIPMQNLEAAKYKGLYQIINGSMENASIPALSQINGALEFTENSLSAKNVKAYAFGSPVAFNLNTGKDKSIRVAAKGRMSEDGLKQFLKEQNAEKVSSYISGSAEWTGNILIQKPRVNIIIRSDLLGISSQFPAPLDKTADRPLNLLIDSRQDANTDQIRLALGSKVMARIIRSADNGKLKFQRADIRFNSESSPVAADTETAQDTRFAGISLNGSLDYLDADAWRYVLKNITDGSKQATPFAFQQTALTINALDIFDRRINNLKIRNVPNKEGLHVNVQSREITGDLQWISQNNGKLIARLSNLSIPGNAPDRLTAIKDSGSPLPQQFIKLEQDYPALDIVADNFEFNKKNFGALELIAYPQNDNWDIQKIKFSSQDSVISAEGQWNNWIRNPNTFLNISWDIKDLGNTLKRFGYPDTVKGGAGELKGRLHWPGSPSQFNTTRLNGDLEFEVHNGQILQAQPGVGRLLGLLSLQSLPRRLTLDFRDLFSNGFAFDKINATVKINQGVMRSDNFVMTGPAADVEMKGETNLQKETQHLFVKVLPRISDSLSLAALAGGPLAGAVAFLAQKVLKDPLNKIISTEYEITGTWDNPQEVKPAENSNRQQDSSLISPNK from the coding sequence ATGCTAAAGAAATCCGTACTCTGGCTATGCCGTTCAGCGCTATGGCTCACCGGGGTTATGCTCTCTATCATGCTGATTGCGGCATTGACCATACAATTCTGGGTCATGCCGAATATCGGGCGGTATAAACATGATATTGCCGCGTTTGCGAGCGATGCAGCCGGGCAGAAAGTCGCTATCGGCGACATCAAGGCGAGCTGGCGCGGCATCAATCCGCACCTGTCAATCAGCAATATCGATATTTTTGATACCGAAAACCGCCTGGCTCTACAGCTAAAGAATACCGAAGTTTCCTTGTCATGGCTAAGCATACCGATGCTTGAACCGCGGCTGAATGAGCTCGTGATTCATTCTCCGGAGCTCACTATCCGGCGTGTTGCATCCGGCGAAATCTTTGTTGCCGGCATCAGCATGAGCGGTGAATCAAAACCCGACCTGGCCAACTGGCTGTTGAGGCAAAATACCGTAGAAATCAACCAGGCCAGGATCATGTGGCTTGATGAAAAGCGCAGTGCCCCGATGCTAAGTCTCGGCAGTTTCAACTTGCAACTGCATAGCCCGCTATGGAGAGGCCTGGTGAAGAACCATAGTTTCACCATGAGTGCCATTCCTTCAGCAGGCACAAGAAACCCCATACTGGTTGACGGCAGTTTTTATGGTAACGACATCAGCAAAACCCGGGAATGGGATGGCTATATCAATCTGGTTTCAAAAAATACCGACCTGGCAGCCTTTAAAACCTGGGTGGATTATCCGGTGGACATACATTCCGGAGTTGGCTCCACCACTTTGAAAGTCAAATTCAGGAACCATGAACTGCAATCGGTCAGCAGCACTGTCGATATCAAAGATCTGCAGATACAGACCAGATCCGGCGTACTGCCGGTAAAACTGCGTAAACTCACCGGCAACCTTGAATGGCAGAACCTGAACAAGTTTCAGCTGATAGGCACCAATCCGGCCAAATCCGGCTATTCAGTCAATGTCAGCCAATTGTCTGCCAGTGCAGATAACGGCCTTAACCTTGAAGACCTCAAAGCCGACTACTCGGAAACAACCAGCGGCAAGCAAGCCTTCAACCTTGAACTCGCCACATTCAACCTGGCCGGCATGCACGAATACCTCGCGTTCCTGCCTTTGTCTGACGCGCTGCAGCAGCACATCACAGCAGCTGCGCCCAACGGCACGCTTAAAAACCTGGAACTGCACTGGGAAGCCCTGAACAACAAAACTACGGCCTACCGCGTCAACTCGGCGTTCGACCATCTCAACATCAATGCCCAGCAGCACATCCCTGGCTTCAGCAATTTATCAGGTGCCTTGAAAGCCAGCCATAAAGGCGGACAGCTACAGCTCGACTCCACCAACAGCAAGCTCGACCTGCAAGGCATCCTGCGCTGGCCTGTCCCGCTGGACAGCCTGAGCGGAGAAGTGTCCTGGCTCATCAAGGACAAAGCCACGCAAATCAATGTCAGCAGGCTGAATATCAATAACCAGCACTTATCCGGTACCGTCAATGCCAGCTACCTGATGGATGGCATTAAAGGCGGCAACCTGAACCTGAGCGCGCATTTTGATAAAGGCGATGCCAAATACGCACTTTATTATTACCCGATAATGCTCGGTGAAACCACACTGCAATGGCTGGATACGTCTATCCTGGCAGGCCGTGCTGAAGATATTGAACTTACGATCAAGGGCCGCCTGGCAGACTTCCCGTTTGTCGACAGCAAAAACCGCATGGACCCGAAACTGGGGCTATTCAGGGCTACCGCAAAACTGAGCGACGCCACCCTGGAATACGGCACCGACTGGCCTGTGATTAACCACCTGGGGCTGGACCTGCTGTTTGAAGGCAAGCGCATGGAGCTGAACGCCCATACCGGCAGCATACTTGGCAACAAGATCATTAAAAGCAAAACGACGATCGCCCAGCTTGATGCCGACTACCCTATCCTCAGCATCACTTCTGAAGTCACCGGCCCGGTCAGCGAAGGCATCAATTTTGTCAATAAAAGCCCGGTGCTGGAAGTCACGCAAGGCTTTACCGAAGACCTCAAAACCAGCGGCAGCGGCAAGCTGAGCCTGGGACTGATGATTCCCATGCAGAATCTTGAAGCCGCTAAATACAAAGGGCTCTACCAGATCATCAATGGCAGCATGGAAAACGCCAGCATACCTGCGCTCAGCCAGATCAACGGTGCGCTGGAGTTCACCGAAAACAGCCTTTCAGCCAAAAATGTCAAAGCCTATGCCTTTGGTTCCCCCGTGGCGTTCAACCTGAACACCGGCAAAGACAAATCCATACGCGTGGCAGCCAAAGGCCGCATGAGTGAGGATGGCCTGAAACAGTTCCTGAAAGAACAGAACGCTGAAAAAGTTTCAAGTTATATCAGCGGCAGCGCAGAATGGACCGGTAATATCCTGATCCAGAAGCCACGCGTCAACATCATCATACGTTCCGACCTGCTCGGGATCAGCTCCCAATTCCCGGCACCGCTGGATAAAACCGCTGACAGGCCGCTTAACCTGCTTATAGATAGCAGGCAGGACGCAAACACCGACCAGATCCGGCTGGCGCTTGGCAGCAAGGTCATGGCCAGGATCATACGCTCGGCCGATAACGGCAAACTTAAATTCCAGCGTGCCGACATCCGCTTCAACAGCGAATCATCGCCTGTTGCCGCCGATACCGAGACCGCCCAGGATACCCGGTTTGCCGGCATCTCATTAAACGGCAGCCTGGATTACCTCGATGCCGACGCATGGCGCTATGTCCTCAAAAACATCACCGACGGCAGCAAACAGGCAACGCCGTTTGCGTTCCAGCAAACCGCGCTGACGATCAATGCTCTGGACATTTTTGACCGCCGCATCAACAATCTGAAAATCCGCAACGTTCCCAATAAGGAAGGCCTGCATGTCAACGTGCAAAGCCGCGAGATCACCGGCGACCTGCAATGGATCAGCCAGAACAACGGCAAACTGATTGCACGCCTGAGCAACCTGTCGATTCCCGGCAATGCACCGGACAGGCTGACAGCGATCAAGGATTCCGGCAGCCCGCTGCCACAGCAGTTCATCAAGCTTGAACAGGACTATCCTGCACTGGACATCGTTGCGGATAATTTTGAATTCAATAAGAAAAATTTCGGCGCACTGGAACTGATCGCCTATCCGCAGAACGATAACTGGGATATCCAGAAAATCAAATTCAGCAGCCAGGACAGCGTCATCAGCGCCGAAGGTCAATGGAACAACTGGATCAGGAACCCGAACACGTTCCTGAACATCAGCTGGGATATCAAGGATTTAGGAAACACCCTGAAAAGGTTTGGCTATCCTGACACCGTGAAAGGCGGTGCCGGTGAGTTAAAAGGAAGATTGCACTGGCCGGGAAGCCCCTCACAGTTCAATACGACGCGCCTGAATGGTGACCTTGAGTTTGAAGTACATAATGGCCAGATTTTACAGGCTCAGCCTGGTGTCGGCCGCCTATTGGGCCTATTGAGCCTGCAAAGCCTGCCGCGCAGGCTGACTCTGGACTTCAGGGACCTGTTCAGCAATGGCTTTGCTTTTGACAAAATCAATGCAACGGTTAAAATCAACCAGGGGGTGATGCGTAGCGACAACTTCGTGATGACCGGGCCGGCTGCCGATGTGGAAATGAAAGGTGAAACTAATTTGCAGAAAGAAACCCAGCACCTTTTTGTCAAGGTACTGCCGCGCATCAGTGACAGTCTCTCGCTGGCTGCACTTGCCGGCGGGCCGCTGGCTGGCGCCGTGGCGTTTCTGGCGCAGAAAGTGCTGAAAGACCCGCTTAATAAAATCATTTCTACCGAATATGAAATTACGGGCACCTGGGATAATCCGCAAGAAGTTAAACCCGCAGAAAACAGCAACAGGCAGCAAGACAGCAGCCTAATCTCACCCAATAAATAA
- a CDS encoding carbon-nitrogen hydrolase family protein has product MAITSRIKTTKAKLSKQNANDIIKVAAIQMASGPYVSANLSEAERLIEIAVNQGARLVALPEYFAIMGLKDTDKIKVREEEGQGQIQDFLSKTAKKHKVWIIGGSVPLATKTAGKVRNSCLVYDDKGKQVARYDKIHLFGLDLGNEHYHEEHTIEPGDAIKVVDTPFGKIGLSICYDLRFPELYRAMGEVNMIVVPSAFTDTTGKAHWESLVRARAIENLCYVIAPAQGGYHISGRETHGNSMIVDPWGVVLDRLPRGSGVVMATINPKYQESLRKSLPALQHRTIQVVNAK; this is encoded by the coding sequence ATGGCAATTACCTCACGCATAAAAACAACCAAAGCCAAACTCAGCAAACAGAACGCTAACGACATCATCAAAGTGGCTGCCATCCAGATGGCATCAGGCCCTTATGTCAGCGCAAACTTGAGCGAGGCAGAAAGGCTGATCGAGATTGCCGTCAACCAGGGCGCCAGGCTGGTGGCTTTACCCGAATACTTTGCCATCATGGGTCTGAAAGACACGGATAAGATCAAAGTACGCGAAGAAGAAGGACAAGGCCAGATTCAGGACTTTTTAAGCAAGACCGCTAAAAAACACAAGGTCTGGATCATCGGCGGCTCTGTTCCGCTTGCAACCAAAACAGCAGGAAAGGTACGCAACAGCTGCCTGGTTTATGACGACAAAGGCAAACAGGTTGCGCGCTATGACAAGATCCACCTGTTCGGGCTGGACCTGGGCAATGAACACTATCATGAAGAGCACACCATCGAACCGGGCGATGCTATCAAAGTGGTTGATACGCCGTTCGGTAAAATCGGCCTTTCAATCTGTTATGACCTGCGTTTTCCTGAACTTTACCGTGCCATGGGGGAAGTCAACATGATCGTCGTGCCGTCTGCATTCACCGACACTACCGGAAAGGCACACTGGGAATCACTGGTACGCGCACGTGCTATTGAAAACTTGTGCTACGTCATTGCCCCGGCACAAGGCGGCTACCATATTTCAGGCCGGGAAACACATGGCAACAGCATGATTGTAGACCCATGGGGTGTGGTATTGGACAGGCTGCCGCGCGGCTCCGGGGTTGTCATGGCAACGATCAATCCCAAATACCAGGAAAGCCTCAGAAAAAGCTTACCGGCATTGCAACATCGCACCATTCAAGTGGTCAACGCTAAATAA